The following proteins are encoded in a genomic region of Dyadobacter sp. UC 10:
- the rfbD gene encoding dTDP-4-dehydrorhamnose reductase, with protein MKILVLGASGQLGSCLKKIAGERNLMDISFPSEQDGNILDPSLLDKLFANERPSFVINCAAYTAVDKAEEEIDICRKVNRDGAANIAEACKKYGATLVHISTDFVFKGDVTGLLKETDQTEPENVYGLTKLEGETAISELLPEHFIIRTSWLYSEFGNNFVKTMLRLGAERDQIGVIVDQVGSPTYAVDLAAAILDIIDFGDQQYGIYHYSNEGVTSWYDFAKAVFDISGTEVKVNPVKTSEYITKAVRPAYSVMDKSKIKQNFGIQIPYWRDSLIVCVERLQVPTFKN; from the coding sequence ATGAAAATACTTGTTCTTGGCGCATCCGGACAATTAGGTAGTTGCTTAAAGAAAATCGCAGGAGAGAGAAATTTGATGGACATTTCATTTCCCTCTGAGCAAGACGGAAATATTTTGGACCCATCTTTGCTAGATAAGTTGTTTGCTAATGAAAGACCATCGTTCGTCATTAATTGTGCCGCTTACACAGCTGTCGATAAAGCGGAAGAAGAAATTGATATTTGCAGAAAAGTAAATCGCGATGGAGCGGCTAACATCGCAGAAGCCTGTAAAAAATACGGAGCTACGCTGGTACATATCAGTACCGACTTTGTCTTTAAAGGAGACGTAACCGGCCTGCTCAAAGAGACTGATCAGACGGAACCGGAAAATGTGTATGGGCTTACAAAATTAGAAGGCGAAACGGCGATATCGGAATTATTACCGGAACATTTCATTATCAGAACTAGCTGGCTATACTCTGAGTTTGGCAATAACTTTGTTAAAACCATGCTCCGGCTTGGGGCTGAGCGCGACCAGATCGGAGTGATAGTCGACCAGGTAGGTTCCCCCACATACGCAGTCGATCTAGCTGCTGCAATTCTAGACATCATTGATTTTGGCGATCAACAGTATGGTATCTATCACTACAGCAATGAAGGCGTCACGTCCTGGTATGATTTTGCAAAGGCAGTATTTGATATCAGTGGCACCGAAGTGAAAGTCAATCCGGTTAAAACCTCTGAGTATATAACCAAAGCGGTTCGACCTGCATACTCTGTTATGGACAAAAGCAAAATCAAACAGAACTTTGGCATCCAAATACCATACTGGCGCGATAGCCTCATCGTCTGCGTTGAAAGACTACAAGTGCCAACTTTTAAAAATTGA
- a CDS encoding alpha-L-rhamnosidase: MKIFLYLLLPALLTTVVNASGIDPIYLRCEYKVNPVTDQKSPRMSWQLQSSENNQLQTAYQILVASSAEQLTEEKADLWNTGKTAGRATYQIEYKGKPLASRNVCYWKVRSWDNNGVAGKWSETAFWEMGLLAKSEWKADWIGLDLDHLGKGKIYHLPPAPYLRKQILIKKGLKKARLYVTALGLYEFQINGKKTGDAFLTPGWTDYDKRVYYQTYDVTSDLKPGENALASQLSYGWYAGYLGYSFLVQNPVVRAFYGKVPLLKAQLEVEYNDGNKETFVTDQSWKASKGALLESDLLNGETYDGRLEPAGWNKTGFDDSKWEKAQVFADKPERLIQVYPGPPVRITQTLDVKSIADRPGGSYIFDMGQNFAGIVRIKVKGAAGDTVRLRFGEKLHPDGRLMTENLRMARATDTYILKGDPQGETWQPQFTFHGFQYVELAGLDYKPAKDAVTGLVIGSDTPQTGSFQTDNAMVKQLYSNIDWTQRANYIDIPTDCPQRDERIGWTGDAQVYVKSATFNRDVASFFTKWVVDLNDGQRKDGAYPLYAPAPDLRKTDTFSPGWMEAGIICPYQIYRAYGDTRMISRGWTEMSRFMDFLEKRSKGTYVFKENAFADIDPKGGFGDWLSFGKKTPPDMLASFYYAYCADLMAEMAGAIKNQKDQQEYTALAAKVRKAVLEHYSDENGHFKCDAKAYGNGAGYVDGALGFTGHTQTAYANAIYMNIVDKSQTKKSGDLLVALLQENNNKLGTGFLGAKPLLPALSATGNSDLAYRLFLSKEFPSWGFEVENGSTTIWERWDSYTKEDGFKYNAAMNSFSHYAFGAVCEWMFGNAAGIQATQPGFATFDIRPEIAPAGMGKDGINHLKASLVTMNGEIVSEWERSNSGLRLKVTVPVNTVARIHVPSPSEQNILVNKEGLNKTKSVKLLGTERGYTIVGAGSGSYEFVVR; encoded by the coding sequence CGACCAGAAGAGCCCGCGTATGAGCTGGCAACTGCAATCCAGCGAAAATAACCAGCTTCAAACAGCTTACCAGATCCTGGTGGCCAGCTCGGCTGAGCAGCTGACGGAAGAAAAAGCAGATCTTTGGAATACAGGGAAAACGGCCGGTCGCGCTACCTATCAGATCGAATATAAAGGAAAGCCGCTCGCTTCCAGAAACGTCTGTTACTGGAAAGTAAGAAGCTGGGACAATAACGGAGTTGCCGGGAAATGGAGCGAAACGGCCTTCTGGGAAATGGGGCTTCTTGCAAAAAGTGAATGGAAAGCAGACTGGATCGGACTTGACCTGGATCATTTAGGCAAAGGAAAAATTTACCATTTACCTCCCGCGCCTTATCTGAGAAAGCAGATTTTGATCAAAAAAGGACTCAAAAAAGCCAGACTTTATGTCACCGCGCTGGGTCTTTATGAATTTCAAATCAATGGAAAAAAAACAGGGGATGCATTCCTGACGCCAGGCTGGACAGATTATGATAAAAGGGTTTACTACCAAACCTACGACGTTACTTCGGATCTTAAACCCGGAGAAAATGCACTGGCTTCCCAGCTTTCCTATGGATGGTATGCAGGGTATCTGGGCTATTCTTTTTTGGTGCAAAACCCTGTTGTACGTGCATTTTATGGAAAAGTACCGCTTTTGAAGGCGCAGCTGGAAGTTGAGTACAATGACGGGAACAAAGAGACATTTGTAACAGACCAGTCCTGGAAAGCCAGCAAAGGCGCGCTGCTGGAATCTGACCTGCTCAATGGCGAAACGTATGATGGGCGGCTCGAACCAGCTGGTTGGAACAAAACTGGTTTTGATGACAGTAAGTGGGAGAAAGCGCAGGTATTTGCTGATAAACCCGAGCGACTGATCCAGGTGTATCCCGGTCCGCCGGTAAGGATTACCCAGACTCTGGATGTCAAAAGCATTGCTGACCGGCCCGGAGGCAGTTATATTTTTGACATGGGCCAGAATTTTGCCGGAATTGTCCGTATCAAAGTCAAGGGTGCAGCCGGTGATACGGTCCGTTTGCGCTTTGGGGAAAAGCTGCACCCCGACGGCAGGCTGATGACGGAGAACCTGCGGATGGCCAGGGCAACTGATACTTATATATTGAAAGGCGACCCGCAGGGTGAGACCTGGCAGCCGCAATTCACATTTCACGGTTTCCAATATGTAGAACTTGCAGGGCTCGACTACAAACCCGCCAAGGACGCAGTTACCGGCCTGGTTATTGGTTCGGATACCCCCCAAACCGGGTCGTTTCAGACAGATAATGCCATGGTTAAGCAGCTGTACAGCAATATCGACTGGACCCAGCGTGCCAATTATATTGATATTCCAACGGACTGTCCGCAGCGCGATGAGCGTATCGGCTGGACGGGTGACGCGCAGGTTTATGTCAAGTCGGCTACTTTTAACCGCGATGTGGCTTCCTTTTTTACCAAATGGGTAGTTGATTTAAATGACGGTCAGCGAAAGGACGGCGCTTACCCGCTTTACGCGCCAGCGCCGGATCTACGGAAAACAGATACCTTCTCACCAGGCTGGATGGAAGCCGGCATCATTTGTCCATACCAGATTTACCGTGCTTATGGAGACACGCGCATGATCAGCCGGGGCTGGACGGAAATGTCCCGGTTTATGGATTTCCTCGAGAAGAGGAGCAAGGGGACTTACGTATTCAAAGAAAATGCTTTCGCTGACATTGACCCGAAAGGGGGATTTGGCGACTGGCTTTCTTTCGGCAAGAAAACCCCGCCGGATATGCTCGCCTCCTTTTACTATGCTTACTGCGCTGATCTGATGGCGGAAATGGCAGGTGCAATTAAGAACCAAAAAGATCAACAGGAATATACGGCACTTGCTGCCAAGGTCAGAAAAGCGGTTTTGGAGCATTACAGCGATGAGAATGGACATTTTAAATGCGATGCAAAGGCATATGGCAACGGGGCGGGTTATGTAGACGGGGCGCTGGGCTTTACCGGCCATACCCAAACAGCCTATGCAAATGCGATCTATATGAATATCGTAGACAAGTCCCAGACGAAAAAGTCCGGCGATTTGCTGGTTGCGCTTTTACAGGAGAATAATAATAAGCTTGGCACCGGGTTTCTGGGAGCAAAGCCGCTGTTACCTGCATTGTCTGCCACCGGGAATTCAGATCTGGCTTACCGTTTGTTTTTAAGTAAGGAGTTTCCGTCGTGGGGTTTTGAGGTCGAAAATGGCTCGACTACTATCTGGGAGCGTTGGGACAGCTATACGAAGGAAGATGGTTTCAAATATAATGCAGCAATGAACTCGTTCAGCCACTATGCATTTGGAGCGGTTTGCGAATGGATGTTTGGTAATGCAGCTGGAATACAGGCTACTCAGCCAGGTTTTGCAACCTTCGATATCCGGCCCGAGATCGCTCCTGCCGGTATGGGAAAAGATGGCATTAATCATTTAAAGGCTTCCCTTGTCACAATGAACGGTGAGATCGTTTCGGAGTGGGAGAGAAGTAATAGCGGACTTCGTTTGAAAGTAACGGTGCCAGTGAATACTGTGGCCCGAATTCATGTCCCTTCCCCGAGTGAGCAGAATATTTTAGTCAATAAAGAAGGCCTTAATAAGACCAAATCAGTGAAGCTGCTCGGGACAGAACGTGGCTATACGATTGTCGGAGCAGGGTCGGGGAGTTACGAGTTCGTAGTCAGATAA
- a CDS encoding capsule assembly Wzi family protein, translated as MTSTYNRLFHSSISLRKLLTVTGCSVICALATPAIAQDTDTTISHTNAWVELAAYGSTASRTPFWLHANQWGIVPTTGQVGSLRAGVVGRQPFSQNTESKQNWTYVYGLEAVGNASKNSKFLLPQAYAGIAFKSFQLTVGRRKEYVGFNDNELGTGSYMWSGNALPIPKVQIGFENYVPLIRNFVYFKGFYSDGFLENTRPVTSHLKFHNKALFVRLGKPDGKVKLHGGFNHAVQWGGRSPYFTENGKMPGGIDNYWYVVTGFKPKKKKDLSNFDRTNRIGNHVASLDAGLELDLANVNIFLYRQNLVEDGSLFYLNNIKDGLNGVIFKMKNRGEANFTVDRLTLELLYTKSQGGSETTDGNGIRGKDDYFNNGQVRDGWSYYGRGIGTPFITATAENNWPKYADFFTNNNRVWVTHAGLKGKLNAATWVTKFSLSSNQGTYDQGFPGKIYQFSALLALEVPVQLLGGSVIKGAVSMDQGELFENAFGGSLSIRKNVNF; from the coding sequence ATGACATCAACCTACAACAGATTGTTTCATTCATCGATCTCCCTGCGTAAACTTTTAACCGTCACGGGTTGCTCTGTTATATGTGCACTGGCTACTCCGGCAATTGCTCAGGACACAGACACAACCATCAGCCACACGAACGCCTGGGTGGAATTAGCCGCCTACGGATCAACTGCATCGCGCACTCCTTTCTGGCTTCACGCTAATCAATGGGGTATTGTTCCGACTACTGGCCAGGTAGGAAGCCTGAGAGCCGGGGTCGTGGGAAGGCAGCCGTTTTCTCAAAATACTGAATCGAAGCAGAACTGGACTTATGTATATGGTTTGGAAGCAGTAGGTAACGCAAGTAAAAATAGCAAATTTTTACTTCCACAGGCTTATGCGGGCATTGCATTTAAAAGCTTTCAACTGACGGTGGGGAGAAGGAAGGAATATGTAGGATTCAACGACAATGAACTGGGGACAGGTTCGTATATGTGGTCTGGTAATGCGTTGCCTATTCCAAAAGTGCAGATTGGATTTGAAAATTATGTGCCGCTAATTCGGAATTTCGTTTATTTCAAGGGCTTTTATTCAGATGGTTTTCTTGAAAATACGAGACCTGTGACAAGTCATTTGAAGTTTCACAACAAGGCACTTTTCGTCCGGTTAGGAAAGCCCGACGGCAAAGTAAAATTGCATGGAGGATTTAATCATGCTGTGCAATGGGGTGGAAGATCGCCCTATTTTACAGAGAATGGAAAAATGCCGGGAGGGATCGACAATTATTGGTATGTAGTAACCGGTTTCAAACCAAAGAAAAAAAAGGATCTTTCTAATTTCGATAGGACAAATCGTATCGGAAACCACGTAGCCAGTTTAGATGCAGGTTTGGAGCTAGATCTGGCTAATGTGAATATCTTCCTTTATCGTCAGAATCTCGTGGAAGACGGGTCATTGTTTTATTTGAACAACATCAAAGATGGCTTGAATGGGGTTATATTCAAAATGAAAAACAGGGGCGAAGCCAACTTCACTGTCGATAGGCTTACCTTAGAATTGCTTTATACGAAAAGTCAGGGCGGGAGTGAGACAACTGACGGAAATGGTATCAGGGGAAAAGACGACTACTTTAACAATGGTCAGGTCAGAGATGGCTGGTCGTACTATGGAAGGGGTATAGGTACGCCTTTCATAACAGCTACGGCGGAAAACAATTGGCCAAAATATGCGGATTTTTTTACAAATAATAATCGGGTATGGGTTACTCACGCTGGTTTGAAGGGTAAGCTGAATGCAGCCACCTGGGTGACGAAATTTTCTCTTTCCAGCAATCAGGGGACATATGATCAAGGTTTTCCCGGGAAAATTTATCAGTTTTCCGCACTGTTAGCATTAGAAGTTCCTGTGCAATTGCTTGGAGGTTCTGTGATCAAGGGAGCTGTTTCAATGGACCAGGGCGAATTGTTTGAGAATGCTTTCGGAGGATCGTTATCAATACGTAAAAACGTCAATTTTTAA